One Deinococcus grandis DNA window includes the following coding sequences:
- the leuS gene encoding leucine--tRNA ligase, giving the protein MNNEHPINIPEPRMERYNPHAIEKKWQSAWERSGLYKFDEDAPGEKFYALTMFPYPSGNLHIGHWYANVAPDARARWLRMRGYNVLFPMGFDAFGLPAENAAIKNRTNPATWTYANIERMTGQFQAMGTMIDWSRQFATCDPEYYRWNQWFFIEFYKRGLAYKKGGLVNWCPKDQTVLANEQVVNGHCERCGTAVEKRNLSQWYMKITDYADELLDFSDTDMPEKVRLMQTNWIGKSVGAEVTFDTPAGPETVFTTRPDTLMGATFMVLAPEHAKVAQLTTDDQRAEVEAYVAAAGRKTDVERQQEGEKTGVFTGSYATHPITGHQLPIWVADYVLVTYGTGSIMAVPAHDERDFTFARKFGLDVVEVIRAEGAEPMPADAAEPYTGEGVIVNSGEFDGLPGGKASIAGIVEQLEARGIAKAKTTYRLRDWLFARQRYWGTPIPFVHCPEHGAQPVPEDQLPVRLPENVEFTPTGQSPLKLDTEWLKTTCPVCGGPAERDTDTMDTFVDSSWYMYRYLSPDYHEGPFDPAKDPMMPVDLYTGGIEHAILHLLYSRFWIKVMRDMGLTKHSEPFAHLRNQGMILGEDGEKMSKSRGNVVDPDDLVREYGADTVRTYLMFIAPWELGGPWDPQGINGPAKWLSRVWTLFTDDKVTGPAETVSEADLRFAVHSTLKKVTGDFERLSFNTIIASLMELTNTLVKAKRAPVFGTSAWDEALDIFNRLLAPVVPHIAEEIWAARGQEGSVHTAAWPAVDEQAATRDTVTMGVQVSGKVRGQVTISKGATQDEAMAAAKENADVARFIEGKQIVKEIYVPGRIINIVVK; this is encoded by the coding sequence ATGAACAACGAGCACCCCATCAACATTCCCGAGCCGCGCATGGAGCGGTACAACCCGCACGCCATCGAGAAGAAATGGCAGTCCGCCTGGGAGAGAAGCGGCCTGTACAAGTTCGACGAGGACGCGCCGGGCGAGAAGTTCTACGCGCTGACGATGTTCCCGTACCCCAGCGGAAATCTGCACATCGGGCACTGGTACGCGAACGTCGCGCCCGACGCGCGTGCGCGCTGGCTGCGGATGCGCGGGTACAACGTGCTGTTCCCGATGGGCTTCGACGCGTTCGGCCTGCCCGCCGAGAACGCCGCCATCAAGAACAGGACCAATCCGGCGACGTGGACGTACGCGAACATCGAGCGGATGACCGGGCAGTTCCAGGCGATGGGCACCATGATCGACTGGAGCCGCCAGTTCGCCACGTGCGACCCGGAGTACTACCGCTGGAACCAGTGGTTCTTCATCGAGTTCTACAAGCGCGGCCTGGCGTACAAGAAGGGCGGGCTGGTGAACTGGTGCCCGAAGGACCAGACGGTGCTGGCGAACGAGCAGGTCGTGAACGGCCACTGCGAGCGCTGCGGCACGGCCGTGGAGAAACGCAACCTGAGCCAGTGGTACATGAAGATCACGGACTACGCCGACGAGCTGCTGGACTTCAGTGACACGGACATGCCCGAGAAGGTCCGTCTGATGCAGACGAACTGGATCGGCAAGTCGGTGGGGGCCGAGGTGACCTTCGACACGCCGGCCGGGCCGGAGACGGTGTTCACGACCCGTCCGGACACGCTGATGGGCGCGACGTTCATGGTGCTGGCCCCCGAGCACGCCAAGGTGGCCCAGCTGACCACCGACGATCAGCGCGCGGAGGTCGAGGCGTACGTGGCGGCAGCGGGCCGCAAGACGGACGTGGAACGCCAGCAGGAAGGGGAGAAGACCGGCGTGTTCACCGGCAGCTACGCCACGCACCCCATCACCGGTCATCAGCTGCCCATCTGGGTGGCGGACTACGTGCTGGTCACGTACGGCACCGGGTCGATCATGGCCGTGCCCGCGCACGACGAGCGGGACTTCACGTTCGCGCGCAAGTTCGGTCTGGACGTCGTGGAGGTCATCCGCGCCGAGGGCGCCGAGCCGATGCCTGCTGACGCGGCGGAACCCTACACCGGTGAGGGCGTCATCGTGAACAGCGGCGAGTTCGACGGCCTGCCCGGCGGGAAGGCCAGCATCGCCGGGATTGTCGAGCAGCTGGAGGCGCGTGGCATCGCGAAGGCGAAGACCACGTACCGCCTGCGCGACTGGCTGTTCGCCCGCCAGCGCTACTGGGGCACCCCGATCCCGTTCGTGCACTGCCCCGAGCACGGCGCGCAGCCCGTCCCCGAGGACCAGCTGCCGGTGCGCCTGCCGGAGAACGTGGAGTTCACCCCGACCGGCCAGAGCCCCCTGAAACTGGACACCGAGTGGCTGAAGACCACCTGTCCCGTCTGCGGCGGCCCCGCCGAGCGTGACACGGACACCATGGACACCTTCGTGGACAGCAGCTGGTACATGTACCGCTACCTGAGCCCCGACTACCACGAGGGCCCCTTCGATCCCGCCAAGGACCCCATGATGCCCGTGGACCTGTACACGGGCGGGATCGAGCACGCGATCCTGCACCTGCTGTACTCGCGCTTCTGGATCAAGGTCATGCGCGACATGGGCCTGACCAAGCACAGCGAACCCTTCGCGCACCTGCGCAACCAAGGCATGATCCTGGGCGAGGACGGCGAGAAGATGAGCAAGTCGCGTGGGAACGTCGTCGATCCGGACGATCTGGTGCGCGAGTACGGCGCGGACACGGTGCGCACGTACCTGATGTTCATCGCGCCGTGGGAACTGGGCGGCCCGTGGGACCCGCAGGGCATCAACGGCCCGGCCAAGTGGCTGAGCCGCGTGTGGACCCTGTTCACCGACGACAAGGTCACCGGCCCCGCCGAGACCGTCAGTGAAGCGGACCTGCGCTTCGCGGTGCACAGCACCCTGAAGAAGGTCACCGGGGACTTCGAGCGCCTGAGCTTCAACACGATCATCGCGTCGCTGATGGAACTGACGAACACCCTGGTCAAGGCCAAGCGCGCCCCGGTGTTCGGCACGTCCGCCTGGGACGAGGCGCTGGACATCTTCAATCGCCTGCTGGCCCCCGTCGTGCCGCACATCGCCGAGGAGATCTGGGCGGCGCGCGGCCAGGAGGGCAGCGTGCACACCGCCGCGTGGCCCGCCGTGGACGAGCAGGCCGCCACCCGCGACACCGTCACCATGGGCGTGCAGGTCAGCGGCAAGGTGCGCGGGCAGGTCACGATCAGCAAGGGGGCCACGCAGGACGAGGCGATGGCCGCCGCCAAAGAGAACGCCGACGTGGCCCGCTTCATCGAGGGCAAGCAGATCGTCAAGGAGATCTACGTGCCCGGCCGCATCATCAACATCGTCGTGAAGTGA
- a CDS encoding class I SAM-dependent methyltransferase, whose translation MTGSRAEARPAVNYFEVRPANLPPRLDSLKALTKSGVRGYPDVDAAQALLAGVMRKDRVRGDVLDLSAMGGLLGSLPGVTLRAVEGSAAALSALAAGGLDAHAAVPGESLLERWPDRARTVALVLAGDRGNAYAAAQVAWAHACTPPGGTLYIAGDRDKGFDRYVRLAGNAFGAGEVVARDGGMRVAKLIRRPGPTPALPDPEGFEAFGVTVVGLPGVFSAAKPDKATALMLGALERLDPDGSALNGKDVLDLGCGTGLIGAWAARRGATVTLVDGDLPSVRSAQATLAASGLTGAAVHSDVDAALDPAATFDVILTNPPFHVGRGVVLDVAREFIAAATRRLRPGGTLHLVANDFLPYEADLRALGEVRETLREAGFKVLTVTRA comes from the coding sequence ATGACCGGGAGCCGTGCGGAGGCGCGGCCCGCCGTGAACTACTTCGAGGTGCGCCCCGCGAACCTCCCGCCCAGACTGGATTCCCTGAAGGCCCTCACCAAGAGTGGCGTGCGCGGGTACCCGGACGTGGACGCCGCGCAGGCGCTGCTGGCGGGCGTGATGCGCAAGGACCGCGTGCGCGGCGACGTACTGGACCTGAGCGCCATGGGTGGCCTGCTGGGCAGCCTGCCGGGCGTGACGCTGCGCGCCGTGGAGGGCAGCGCCGCCGCGCTGAGCGCCCTGGCGGCGGGTGGCCTGGACGCGCACGCGGCGGTGCCCGGCGAGTCCCTGCTGGAGCGCTGGCCGGACCGCGCCCGGACCGTGGCGCTGGTGCTGGCCGGGGACCGCGGGAACGCGTACGCCGCCGCGCAGGTCGCCTGGGCGCACGCCTGCACGCCGCCCGGCGGGACGCTGTACATCGCCGGGGACCGTGACAAGGGCTTCGACCGCTACGTCCGGCTGGCCGGGAATGCCTTCGGTGCGGGGGAGGTCGTGGCGCGTGACGGTGGGATGCGCGTGGCGAAACTCATCCGCCGCCCCGGCCCCACCCCGGCCCTCCCGGACCCCGAGGGCTTCGAGGCCTTCGGCGTGACGGTCGTGGGCCTGCCCGGCGTGTTCAGCGCCGCGAAACCCGACAAGGCCACCGCGCTGATGCTGGGCGCGCTGGAACGCCTCGACCCGGACGGCAGCGCGCTGAACGGGAAGGACGTGCTGGACCTGGGCTGCGGCACCGGCCTGATCGGTGCGTGGGCCGCGCGGCGCGGCGCGACCGTGACCCTGGTGGACGGCGACCTGCCCAGCGTCCGCAGCGCCCAGGCGACCCTGGCCGCCAGCGGCCTGACCGGCGCGGCCGTCCACTCGGACGTGGACGCCGCGCTGGACCCGGCGGCGACTTTCGACGTGATTCTCACGAACCCGCCCTTCCACGTGGGACGCGGCGTGGTGCTGGACGTCGCGCGGGAATTCATCGCCGCCGCCACGCGCCGCCTGCGGCCCGGCGGGACGCTGCACCTCGTCGCGAACGACTTCCTGCCCTACGAGGCCGACCTGCGCGCCCTGGGCGAGGTCCGCGAGACCCTGCGCGAGGCGGGCTTCAAGGTCCTGACCGTCACCCGCGCCTGA
- the rpoD gene encoding RNA polymerase sigma factor RpoD yields MADSTTVRTRKKIDAESGEPKAAARARARVAPGTTPKPVTTATSPMPAKPAAKKAAPKADAPELAQPAPEAAAPVVAAETVEAPKKAPAKKAAPKAAKADAPEKPAKKPAAKKADAAAASEKPAKAAKPTARAAKPAAKPAAAPVKGGQPEKPYYSHASIQELLKAGRAAGVLSSEDIATALASALEANGLDPESPDAFEDMQLYLAGQNIEVQDLDEDEDDTEEEAAEDGPAAAQDDDEEKYFDDMPRAVSNDPVRQYLHEIGRVPLLTLEEEIALARRIEEGEEARKVLEEDLELEDRARRRLMRQTEDGAAARQGLIEANLRLVVSIAKKYTGRGLGFLDLIQEGNQGLIRAVEKFEYRRRYKFSTYATWWIRQAINRAIADQARTIRIPVHMVETINKLTRTARQLQQELSREATYEEIAEAMGPGWDAAKVEEVQKVSQEPVSLETPIGDEKDSFYGDFIPDENLDSPVENAAKTLLSEELEKALSKLTEREAMVLKFRKGLVDGREHTLEEVGQRFSVTRERIRQIENKALRKLKYHESRTRKLRDFLD; encoded by the coding sequence ATGGCAGATTCCACGACCGTCCGCACCCGCAAGAAGATCGACGCCGAGAGCGGCGAACCCAAGGCCGCCGCGCGCGCCCGCGCCCGCGTGGCCCCCGGCACGACGCCCAAACCTGTCACGACCGCCACCAGCCCCATGCCCGCCAAGCCCGCCGCGAAGAAGGCCGCGCCCAAGGCCGACGCGCCCGAACTGGCCCAGCCCGCCCCCGAAGCGGCCGCGCCTGTCGTGGCCGCCGAGACCGTCGAGGCGCCCAAGAAGGCCCCCGCGAAGAAGGCCGCCCCCAAGGCGGCCAAGGCCGACGCGCCCGAAAAGCCCGCGAAGAAGCCCGCCGCCAAGAAGGCGGACGCCGCGGCCGCGTCTGAGAAGCCCGCCAAGGCTGCCAAGCCCACCGCGCGCGCCGCGAAACCGGCCGCCAAACCCGCCGCCGCGCCCGTCAAGGGCGGCCAGCCCGAGAAGCCCTACTACTCGCACGCCAGCATTCAGGAACTCCTGAAGGCCGGACGCGCCGCCGGGGTGCTCTCCAGCGAGGACATCGCTACCGCGCTGGCCAGCGCGCTGGAAGCCAACGGCCTGGACCCCGAGAGCCCCGACGCCTTCGAGGACATGCAGCTGTACCTCGCCGGGCAGAACATCGAGGTGCAGGACCTCGACGAGGACGAGGACGACACCGAGGAAGAAGCTGCCGAGGACGGCCCGGCCGCCGCGCAGGACGACGACGAGGAGAAATACTTCGACGACATGCCCCGCGCCGTGTCCAACGACCCGGTCCGCCAGTACCTGCACGAGATCGGCCGCGTGCCCCTGCTGACCCTCGAAGAGGAGATCGCGCTGGCGCGCCGCATCGAGGAAGGCGAGGAAGCCCGCAAGGTGCTCGAGGAGGACCTCGAACTCGAGGACCGCGCCCGCCGCCGCCTGATGCGCCAGACCGAGGACGGCGCCGCCGCCCGCCAGGGCTTGATCGAGGCGAACCTCCGACTGGTCGTCAGCATCGCCAAGAAGTACACCGGGCGTGGCCTGGGCTTCCTGGACCTGATCCAGGAAGGCAACCAGGGTCTGATCCGCGCGGTCGAGAAGTTCGAGTACCGCCGCCGCTACAAATTCAGCACGTACGCCACGTGGTGGATCCGGCAGGCCATCAACCGCGCCATCGCCGACCAGGCCCGCACCATCCGCATCCCGGTGCACATGGTCGAGACGATCAACAAACTGACCCGCACCGCCCGCCAGCTGCAGCAGGAACTGTCCCGCGAGGCCACCTACGAGGAGATCGCCGAGGCCATGGGCCCGGGCTGGGACGCCGCGAAGGTGGAGGAAGTGCAGAAGGTCAGCCAGGAACCCGTCTCGCTCGAAACGCCCATCGGGGACGAGAAGGACTCATTCTACGGCGACTTCATTCCCGACGAGAACCTCGACAGCCCCGTCGAGAACGCCGCCAAGACCCTCCTGAGCGAGGAACTGGAAAAGGCCCTCTCGAAACTCACCGAGCGTGAAGCGATGGTCCTGAAGTTCCGCAAGGGCCTCGTGGACGGCCGCGAGCACACCCTGGAGGAGGTCGGGCAGCGCTTCAGCGTCACGCGCGAACGCATCCGCCAGATCGAGAACAAGGCGCTGCGCAAACTCAAGTACCACGAGAGCCGCACCCGCAAACTCCGCGACTTCCTCGACTGA
- a CDS encoding DUF4129 domain-containing protein gives MTDLTSPVPDDLAAPRTGPPLTAYGLALLPLGLAGLLPLWGAALLCGLFALGVRFPVWAQARVLGTQLIVGLSVAAQVPAALAQPRQLLVLAGTYLLLSLSGFALGAGAHALEDGRRRGLLALLPGLLAPQPGLILALAGGALARPARDARHAAQTAPGWWTWVAGGAVVAALLGTLLPMPHPDIAGAFTPTPTQTAQVTRESQAAPPAPGDPSASVSPSAERSWLGVQLDVGVPLLPLELALPVGLLCLLAAAGVPQLRRRAGRRPHPSEVLMVAGLVLTGLLWVVSAILLNLGGRPPGPADSGAAPPPDAAARMAEAATGTAAQVVSVTWLAPLAQLLALAALLIVAAVLLVNRRRAAATVTGTPAHDDQPTISALPAPLHRVRAAYREALAALSDAGLGRAAHETPSGYAARLGAHHPTLADPLGTLTVLYEPVRYGGQLTDEQAGQAEQAARTVLQVIPTLPPEDSADHEDLP, from the coding sequence ATGACCGACCTGACCTCCCCGGTGCCGGACGACCTCGCCGCGCCCCGCACCGGCCCACCCCTGACCGCGTACGGCCTGGCGCTGCTGCCCCTGGGACTCGCGGGCCTGCTGCCGCTGTGGGGCGCGGCACTCCTGTGCGGCCTGTTCGCACTGGGCGTCCGCTTTCCCGTGTGGGCGCAGGCCCGCGTGCTCGGCACGCAGCTGATCGTCGGGCTGAGCGTGGCGGCGCAGGTGCCCGCCGCGCTCGCGCAGCCCCGGCAGCTGCTGGTCCTGGCCGGGACGTACCTGCTGCTCAGCCTGTCCGGGTTCGCCCTGGGTGCCGGGGCGCACGCCCTGGAGGACGGGCGGCGCCGGGGCCTGCTGGCGCTGCTGCCGGGCCTGCTCGCGCCGCAGCCGGGGCTGATCCTGGCGCTGGCCGGGGGCGCCCTGGCGCGGCCCGCGCGGGACGCCCGCCACGCAGCCCAGACCGCTCCCGGCTGGTGGACCTGGGTGGCGGGCGGCGCCGTGGTCGCCGCGCTGCTCGGCACCCTGCTGCCCATGCCCCACCCGGACATCGCTGGGGCGTTCACGCCGACTCCCACGCAGACGGCCCAGGTCACCCGTGAGTCCCAGGCGGCCCCGCCAGCGCCTGGGGACCCCTCGGCGTCCGTCAGTCCCAGCGCTGAGCGCAGCTGGCTCGGCGTGCAGCTCGATGTGGGCGTGCCGCTGCTCCCGCTGGAACTGGCGCTGCCTGTGGGCCTGCTGTGCCTGCTGGCGGCGGCAGGTGTGCCCCAGCTGCGCCGCCGCGCGGGCCGCCGTCCTCACCCGTCCGAGGTCCTCATGGTGGCCGGGCTGGTCCTGACGGGCCTGCTGTGGGTCGTGTCGGCCATCCTGCTGAACCTGGGTGGGCGCCCACCCGGTCCGGCTGATTCGGGTGCGGCGCCCCCCCCGGACGCGGCGGCCCGCATGGCCGAGGCCGCCACCGGAACGGCCGCGCAGGTCGTCAGCGTGACCTGGCTCGCTCCGCTGGCGCAGCTGCTGGCCCTGGCGGCCCTGCTGATCGTGGCCGCCGTGCTGCTCGTCAACCGCCGCCGCGCCGCTGCGACCGTGACAGGCACTCCGGCCCATGACGACCAACCCACCATATCTGCCCTGCCTGCCCCGCTGCACCGGGTGCGTGCCGCGTACCGGGAGGCGCTGGCGGCCCTGTCGGACGCCGGTCTGGGCCGCGCCGCGCACGAGACGCCGAGCGGGTACGCCGCGCGGCTGGGCGCTCACCACCCGACGCTGGCGGACCCGCTGGGGACCCTGACCGTCCTGTACGAACCCGTCCGCTACGGCGGGCAGCTGACCGACGAGCAGGCCGGACAGGCCGAGCAGGCCGCCCGCACCGTCCTCCAAGTCATCCCGACCCTCCCACCCGAAGATTCCGCCGATCACGAGGACCTGCCATGA
- a CDS encoding AAA family ATPase: MTHTAPTPAFARSILDNVAQVLVGKEDVTRLALAGILAGGHVLLEDAPGTGKTMLARALAVSLGLDFRRVQFTPDLLPGDVTGVSVYRPDTHEFRFVPGPIFTGVLLADEINRATPKTQSALLEAMAEGQVTESGVTHPLPAPFVVIATQNPVEHEGTYRLPEAQLDRFLLKLSVGYPTPEEEVRMLGRLQGEHPIGALRAVTTPAALLDAQEAVRRVFVSEPVRAYVAGLSAATRTHPLVTLGGGPRASLGLQGTAQALAWLAGRSFVTPDDVQRAAPGVLAHRLSLRIEARLQGQSAEGIVGEVLRAQPVPVEDTAHA, translated from the coding sequence ATGACCCACACTGCACCCACGCCCGCCTTCGCCCGCTCGATTCTCGACAACGTCGCCCAGGTCCTGGTCGGCAAGGAGGACGTCACACGCCTCGCGCTGGCGGGCATCCTGGCCGGGGGGCACGTCCTGCTGGAGGACGCCCCGGGCACCGGGAAGACCATGCTGGCGCGCGCGCTGGCCGTCAGCCTGGGCCTGGACTTCCGGCGCGTGCAGTTCACGCCGGACCTGCTGCCCGGCGACGTGACCGGCGTCAGCGTGTACCGCCCGGACACCCACGAGTTCCGCTTCGTGCCGGGCCCGATCTTCACCGGGGTGCTGCTCGCGGACGAGATCAACCGCGCCACACCCAAGACGCAGTCCGCGCTGCTGGAGGCCATGGCCGAGGGGCAGGTCACGGAGTCCGGCGTGACCCACCCGCTGCCCGCGCCGTTCGTGGTGATCGCCACGCAGAACCCCGTCGAGCACGAGGGCACCTACCGCCTGCCCGAGGCGCAGCTGGACCGCTTCCTGCTGAAACTCTCGGTGGGGTACCCCACGCCGGAAGAGGAGGTGCGGATGCTGGGCCGCCTGCAGGGCGAGCATCCCATCGGCGCGCTGCGGGCCGTGACGACCCCGGCGGCGCTGCTGGACGCGCAGGAGGCCGTGCGGCGCGTGTTCGTGTCCGAACCCGTGCGCGCGTACGTCGCGGGCCTGAGCGCCGCCACGCGGACGCACCCCCTGGTCACGCTGGGCGGCGGGCCGCGCGCCAGCCTGGGTCTGCAGGGCACGGCGCAGGCGCTCGCGTGGCTCGCGGGACGCTCGTTCGTCACGCCGGACGACGTGCAGCGCGCCGCGCCGGGCGTCCTGGCGCACCGCCTGAGCCTGCGCATCGAGGCGCGCCTCCAGGGTCAGAGTGCAGAAGGTATCGTGGGCGAGGTCCTGCGCGCCCAGCCGGTGCCGGTCGAGGACACCGCACACGCATGA
- a CDS encoding DUF58 domain-containing protein — MTAALLWLALIAAVTGGLWGLSRRPPHVTVTREVPGSGFEGGGLPLTVTVTVRSRRPLRVTLSDPAPRGVVSGHELTAAALHLGQTTRTFTTTLRLNRRGHFEWPGLDLAWADPLGLFWQQTTLPATTAVTVYPGTHGLLLPDLLRPLLSEGTLSRQLGLDDPLSLRSAREYVTGDAPGRIHWRLSARRGELVVREPERTAASSLTVFVDASAGGSTFVDSAARLAASLLREGQTLGLPVAAAAAGQVTPAGRGADALHAALHLLARLEPDPAPPALPVTRAGGNLIILTARPSADLTTQALRARATASRVSIVALPEGFYLEPGEQARRQWAGLPDAVRDLERRAAVLAESGILIYVLRGNQSVLTLAG; from the coding sequence ATGACGGCGGCGCTGCTGTGGCTGGCCCTGATCGCCGCGGTGACGGGCGGCCTGTGGGGCCTGTCGCGCCGCCCGCCGCACGTGACCGTCACGCGGGAGGTCCCGGGCAGCGGCTTCGAGGGCGGCGGGCTGCCCCTGACCGTCACCGTCACGGTCCGGTCACGCCGCCCCCTGCGCGTCACGCTCAGCGACCCCGCCCCGCGCGGCGTGGTGTCCGGCCATGAACTGACCGCCGCCGCGCTGCACCTCGGGCAGACCACCCGGACCTTCACGACCACCCTGCGCCTGAACCGCCGGGGCCACTTCGAGTGGCCCGGCCTGGACCTCGCGTGGGCCGATCCGCTGGGGCTGTTCTGGCAGCAGACCACCCTGCCCGCCACCACGGCCGTCACCGTGTACCCCGGCACGCACGGCCTGCTCCTGCCGGACCTGCTGCGCCCACTGCTCTCGGAGGGGACCCTGTCGCGCCAGCTGGGCCTGGACGACCCCCTCAGCCTGCGCAGCGCCCGCGAGTACGTCACCGGGGACGCGCCGGGCCGCATCCACTGGCGCCTCAGCGCCCGCCGGGGCGAACTGGTCGTGCGGGAACCCGAACGCACCGCCGCCAGCAGCCTCACGGTGTTCGTGGACGCCAGCGCCGGGGGGAGCACCTTCGTGGACAGCGCCGCCCGGCTGGCCGCCAGCCTCCTGCGCGAGGGGCAGACGCTGGGCCTCCCGGTCGCGGCCGCCGCCGCGGGGCAGGTCACGCCCGCCGGGCGCGGCGCGGACGCCCTGCATGCCGCGCTGCACCTGCTGGCCCGGCTGGAACCCGACCCGGCGCCGCCCGCGCTGCCGGTCACGCGCGCCGGGGGGAACCTGATCATCCTCACCGCGCGGCCCAGCGCCGACCTGACCACCCAGGCGCTGCGCGCCCGCGCCACCGCCAGCCGCGTCAGCATCGTCGCGCTCCCCGAGGGCTTCTACCTGGAGCCCGGCGAGCAGGCCCGGCGGCAGTGGGCGGGCCTGCCGGACGCCGTGCGGGACCTCGAACGCCGCGCCGCCGTGCTGGCCGAATCCGGCATTCTGATCTACGTCCTGCGCGGCAACCAGAGCGTCCTGACCCTGGCGGGCTGA
- a CDS encoding branched-chain amino acid ABC transporter substrate-binding protein, with product MQRVPAHRILTLSLLAPLSLLTLGTGAHAQTAAKLTPVKLATISPLSGSISNLGAQVRNGAQLAVNEYRAQFRTLGFDLSLVAFDDQADPATGTAAARKIAADRQVLAVVGALNSGVTIPASAALSTSHVAVVNSGSTANQVTDRGLKNVSRIVPRDDAQGPAGAAFLAGTLKARRVYVLNDKTAYGEGLAGEVEKTLKARGVKVLANEGTEEKSDFSGVIAKIRLQRPDAIYFGGVYNQVGVFLSQLRGAGVTVPVVGGDGLDSPELARVAGAGATNVYYTTVSAPLSALPAARAFAGSYRKAFGSDPQGFAAFAYDAARVALQGVLNAARSNGGKVPSRTQVESAVRAGTYPNLLSGSVKFNAVGDRQSAKLYVMKLTGGKLSLSTSVNVTPRR from the coding sequence ATGCAGCGAGTTCCCGCACACCGCATCCTGACCCTGTCCCTGCTGGCCCCCCTGTCCCTGCTGACGCTGGGGACCGGCGCCCACGCCCAGACCGCCGCGAAGCTGACCCCGGTGAAACTCGCGACGATCAGCCCGCTGTCCGGGTCGATCAGCAACCTGGGCGCGCAGGTGCGCAACGGCGCGCAGCTCGCCGTGAACGAGTACCGGGCGCAGTTCAGGACACTGGGCTTCGACCTGAGCCTCGTGGCGTTCGACGACCAGGCCGACCCGGCGACCGGCACGGCCGCGGCGCGCAAGATCGCCGCCGACCGGCAGGTGCTGGCCGTGGTGGGCGCACTGAACAGCGGCGTGACCATTCCCGCCAGCGCCGCGCTGAGTACCAGTCATGTGGCGGTCGTGAACTCGGGCAGCACCGCCAATCAGGTCACCGACCGCGGCCTGAAGAACGTGAGCCGCATCGTGCCGCGCGACGACGCGCAGGGCCCGGCCGGAGCGGCGTTCCTGGCCGGTACCCTGAAGGCCAGGCGGGTGTACGTCCTGAACGACAAGACCGCGTACGGCGAGGGCCTGGCCGGTGAGGTCGAGAAGACCCTGAAGGCGCGCGGCGTGAAGGTCCTGGCGAACGAGGGCACCGAGGAGAAGAGCGACTTCTCGGGCGTGATCGCCAAGATCAGGTTGCAGCGGCCGGACGCGATCTACTTCGGCGGGGTGTACAACCAGGTGGGCGTGTTCCTCTCGCAGCTGCGCGGCGCGGGCGTCACGGTTCCCGTGGTCGGCGGCGACGGCCTGGACAGCCCGGAACTGGCCCGCGTGGCTGGAGCGGGCGCCACGAACGTGTACTACACGACCGTGTCCGCGCCGCTGAGTGCGCTGCCTGCCGCCAGGGCGTTCGCCGGGTCGTACCGCAAGGCCTTCGGGAGTGACCCGCAGGGCTTCGCGGCGTTCGCGTACGACGCGGCGCGCGTGGCGCTTCAGGGCGTCCTGAATGCCGCCAGGAGCAACGGTGGGAAGGTGCCCAGCCGCACGCAGGTGGAGTCGGCGGTGCGGGCCGGGACGTACCCGAACCTGCTGTCCGGCAGCGTGAAATTCAACGCGGTCGGGGACCGTCAGAGTGCGAAACTGTACGTCATGAAGCTCACGGGCGGGAAACTGAGCCTGAGCACCAGCGTGAACGTGACGCCCCGCCGCTGA